From Chlamydia avium 10DC88:
TTGCTAATCTTCCATATCACATTACTACGCCTTTATTAATAAAATTTTTTACAGAGACTCCTCATCAATGGAAGACAGTAACTGTGATGGTACAAGATGAAGTTGCTCGTCGTATCACAGCGCAGCCGGGAGGAAAAGATTATAGTGCTATTACAGTCTTCCTTAATTTCTTTGCTGATGTACACTATGCATTTAAGGTTAATCCAGGATGTTTTTTCCCAAAACCTCAAGTTGCTTCAGCTGTTGTTCACATGACAGTCAAAGATTCTTTTCCTCTGAAGGATCAGGATCATGCTGCATTTTTTACTCTCACAAGAACAGCATTTGGAAAAAGAAGAAAGTTTTTAGTTAATGCATTGAAAGATCTTTATCCTAAAGAAAAAGTTCTCCTTGCTCTTCAGAAGTTACATTTTTCCGAGAAAGTACGTCCAGAAATCTTATCATTACATGATTATTTAAATCTTTTTTATTTTCTCTCTCAATCTAGTCTATAAATTTCAAAACATTCTTTTAATAAAAAATAAATTAAAAGTTCACTTTTAATTATTTTTAAATCCAATTTTCTGAAAAAAAACAAGAAATAGAAAGAAGAACCTGATAATATCTCGTTCTGAAACGTAGGAAGGGAGGAATTTCTACTGTTTTTGAATTATAATTTTTTGAGATCAGGAGTATTGAAATGGAGTCTTGGTTATACCGTCTTACACCAAGTAAGCAAGTTCCGATTGCTTGCCTACCTATGCTATCTCCCGTAATGTTACAAGCAGATCAGTGCCTCCCCACACTTTATCTATCTCCATTTAGCCGTTGCTCTGAGGCTAAAGTTTTTGTAGCTTCATTAGTTGGGTAATGATCTAAGACTGAATATTAACATTCCCTATATTAAATCATACTCAAACTACTGAGAAAAGGTTGGGCGATTCTGAAATTAAAATGTGTCAGAATGCGTTTGGTCATAGTTTCCATATGTAAGCCCACCTTTTTCTGCAAACTTTCCTTATCACCATGAGCAATAAACATATCGGGAATTGAGAAATGTAAAACATCGACTTTAAATCCATATGTAGAGAGAAAGTCATTAAATTCTGATGCTAATCCTCCACGGATTGTATGCTCTTCAA
This genomic window contains:
- the rsmA gene encoding 16S rRNA (adenine(1518)-N(6)/adenine(1519)-N(6))-dimethyltransferase RsmA, translated to MSRSSPEQLIRFLKEVRGHPKKGLSQNFLIDGNILKKILEVSSVQKGDWVLEIGPGYGALTEVLVNQGAHVIALEKDSMFEGALRFLSINLKIIDACKYPLTNLSQEGWQGKGRIIANLPYHITTPLLIKFFTETPHQWKTVTVMVQDEVARRITAQPGGKDYSAITVFLNFFADVHYAFKVNPGCFFPKPQVASAVVHMTVKDSFPLKDQDHAAFFTLTRTAFGKRRKFLVNALKDLYPKEKVLLALQKLHFSEKVRPEILSLHDYLNLFYFLSQSSL